One segment of Neisseria mucosa DNA contains the following:
- the hisC gene encoding histidinol-phosphate transaminase yields the protein MNCVADVIRDDIKVMTAYQVADLPEGFIKLDAMECPHHPFAGYESLLLEWADLAKQAPIHLYPHTAKSGIYEELREVFGIPDKAEIVLGNGSDELIQFLTMLVAKPNARVLGIEPSFVMYRHNAALYGMEYVGVSLNPDFSLNLPAVLSAIEQHQPSLIFIAYPNNPTGVCFKREEVEAVIRAATGIVVVDEAYGAFHHDSFLPWAGEVENLVVMRTISKIGFAGLRMGYAAASPSIMGELAKILPPYNMNQLSLAAAKFSLKHHQIIQQNIDTLKNERSRVMNELLKLNRLEVFPSEANFITVRVLDANELFETLKQNRILIKKLHGSHPLLDQCVRITIGSAAQNDAVLAVIKNLYPNL from the coding sequence ATGAATTGCGTTGCTGATGTTATCCGTGATGATATTAAAGTAATGACAGCCTATCAGGTTGCTGATTTGCCGGAAGGTTTTATTAAGTTGGACGCCATGGAGTGTCCACATCATCCTTTCGCCGGATATGAATCTTTATTATTGGAATGGGCGGACTTGGCAAAGCAGGCGCCGATTCATTTGTATCCCCATACTGCCAAGAGCGGCATTTATGAAGAATTGAGGGAGGTTTTCGGTATTCCTGATAAAGCGGAAATCGTGTTGGGTAACGGCTCCGACGAGCTTATCCAGTTTTTGACTATGCTGGTTGCCAAACCAAATGCGCGTGTATTGGGTATTGAGCCAAGTTTCGTTATGTATCGTCATAATGCCGCGCTTTATGGCATGGAATATGTCGGCGTTTCCTTAAATCCGGATTTCTCTTTAAATCTCCCTGCCGTTTTGTCCGCCATTGAGCAACACCAGCCGTCATTAATTTTTATTGCTTACCCCAATAATCCGACCGGTGTGTGCTTTAAACGAGAAGAAGTAGAGGCGGTTATTCGTGCGGCTACCGGCATTGTGGTTGTCGATGAGGCATATGGTGCGTTTCATCATGACAGCTTCCTTCCGTGGGCGGGCGAAGTCGAAAACCTGGTTGTAATGCGTACCATTAGTAAAATCGGCTTTGCCGGCTTGCGGATGGGGTATGCGGCGGCAAGTCCAAGCATTATGGGTGAACTGGCTAAAATTCTTCCGCCTTACAATATGAATCAATTAAGCTTGGCGGCGGCAAAATTCTCATTGAAACATCATCAAATCATTCAGCAAAACATTGATACATTAAAAAATGAGCGTTCGCGCGTGATGAATGAATTGTTGAAATTAAACCGTTTGGAAGTTTTTCCAAGCGAAGCCAACTTTATTACCGTTCGCGTTCTTGATGCGAACGAGCTGTTTGAAACATTGAAGCAAAACCGCATACTGATTAAAAAACTGCATGGCAGCCATCCGCTTTTGGATCAGTGTGTCCGCATAACCATAGGCTCGGCAGCGCAAAATGATGCCGTCTTGGCCGTTATTAAAAACCTTTACCCCAATCTTTGA
- a CDS encoding DUF2069 domain-containing protein, translating into MNNTRTPLPYLATSISLILLILLSLSWELWIAPLREGGSWLALKALPLCLPLTGILKKRIYTYQYSSMLILIYFAEACMRLADTAVASRICAAVSVLLCIAFFLGCLAFIKQQKHTSK; encoded by the coding sequence GTGAACAATACACGCACCCCATTACCTTATCTTGCAACTTCCATAAGCCTTATCCTGCTGATTCTGCTTTCCTTGTCATGGGAATTGTGGATCGCGCCATTGCGCGAAGGCGGCTCATGGCTGGCACTGAAAGCCCTACCCCTGTGCCTGCCGTTGACCGGCATTTTGAAAAAACGCATCTACACTTATCAATACAGCTCCATGCTGATTCTGATTTACTTTGCCGAAGCCTGTATGCGCCTGGCTGACACAGCCGTCGCCAGCCGGATTTGCGCCGCCGTTTCCGTATTATTGTGCATTGCCTTTTTCCTTGGCTGCCTTGCATTTATCAAACAACAAAAACACACATCAAAATGA